The proteins below come from a single Parafrankia irregularis genomic window:
- a CDS encoding alpha/beta hydrolase, which yields MATPVLFIHGLWLHASSWEPWLHLFRDAGYDPQAPGWPGDGETVEATRADPEPIAGHGIDDVTEHFAAIIDKLPSPPILIGHSFGGMIAQKLLGQDRALAAIAIDAAQIKGVLPVPLSSLKATLPVFKNPANRNRTVSLTAEQFRFAFASAVSAEESEDLFEHWAIPAPGRPLFEAAAANFSPHSPAQVATGNENRGPLLLIAGGKDNTVPETVTRATLKQYRHSSAVTDILEFADRSHSLTIDSGWREVAEACLAWLRRQSL from the coding sequence ATGGCGACGCCGGTGCTGTTCATCCACGGCCTGTGGCTGCATGCGAGCTCCTGGGAGCCCTGGCTGCACCTGTTCCGGGACGCCGGGTACGACCCGCAGGCGCCGGGCTGGCCCGGCGACGGCGAGACGGTCGAGGCGACCCGGGCCGATCCCGAGCCGATCGCCGGCCACGGGATCGACGACGTCACCGAACACTTCGCCGCCATCATCGACAAGCTGCCGTCGCCGCCCATCCTGATCGGGCACTCCTTCGGCGGGATGATCGCGCAGAAGCTGCTCGGGCAGGATCGGGCGCTGGCCGCCATCGCGATCGACGCGGCGCAGATCAAGGGCGTCCTGCCGGTGCCGCTGTCCTCGTTGAAGGCGACGCTGCCGGTGTTCAAGAATCCGGCCAACAGGAACCGCACGGTCTCCCTGACCGCGGAGCAGTTCCGGTTCGCGTTCGCCAGCGCCGTGTCCGCGGAGGAATCCGAGGACCTCTTCGAGCACTGGGCGATCCCGGCACCGGGGCGGCCGCTGTTCGAGGCGGCGGCCGCGAACTTCAGCCCGCATTCGCCGGCTCAGGTCGCGACGGGCAACGAGAACCGCGGCCCGCTGCTGTTGATCGCGGGTGGCAAGGACAACACCGTCCCGGAGACGGTCACCCGCGCGACCCTCAAGCAGTACCGCCACTCCTCGGCCGTCACCGACATCCTGGAGTTCGCCGACCGGTCGCATTCGCTGACCATCGATTCCGGCTGGCGTGAGGTCGCCGAGGCCTGCCTCGCCTGGCTGCGGCGGCAGTCGCTGTGA
- a CDS encoding efflux RND transporter permease subunit — protein sequence MSSAQVPSESTAPPDTGPGPVPGPTGPFWSGIGQTLSRRTSIVAAVVAVVTIVLGLGLPRLEFTTGQENYLNSDSQVAKDNVAYQDLFGGQAMISLFTVKSGHELKDLFTTGNVEKFRALSAKLEKDPRITAVVTPLTALEFTHNLVTSDDGNPINSAAGQILLGARDRDPDPASADRRLQDSLKTLQRINEIPAERRVFDDPEWVDFLLHDNTGAIRKSLRPFFPSDSTAQMVVRLQGNASIADEGEGASAAEAATKELTFDNAEVVTTGAAALLRDINDYLRGGFLTLGGISLLLMAVLLVVAFAVRWRLLPLGVVGVGLVWAFGLAGYLDVPLSIVTIAGLPVLLGVGIDFAVQLHSRVEEEAQLDRAGHPVAEALGRLMPALVLAAVAGVVSFLALEFSQVPMIRDFGVLLAIGLPVIVVATVLLLAASLGFRERRRPTPPKDYSHGPLGRTVLVLGSLPRFTAIPLVVAAVGVFVGGVFADGNLKVQTDPEKWVNQDSQVVKDIQTLKARTGSSSELGIYIQSGDVFDDKTVKFVHDFAYQQLEEHPGDLVTASSLVTTVSFLMEIPDTTLVAPTGADIERAYKVAPEAIKKSTVNLDGKSLNLIFRTGPGSLEQRAVVVNDIRDTVAPPDGVRATPSGLAVVGTGLLENFEKNRAELTYYALIAVFIVLLIRHLNLVRALVSMVPVLIAVGLTGLISWAAGFELSPLTAVGGPLVIALCTEFTTLIVIRHLEERERGRSPQAAIDEAATRTGRAFMVSALAAVIGILVLAFSELPLLRGFGLVVALNVGVALLSALIVLPPLLLWADEQGWIYRAATPAAGPPVVSVSAAPTGAPDSATDDTATAAAGTDDDVAEADGDTTDTDDEDADEDEDATETKEQAGEPAEAGKGTSV from the coding sequence ATGTCGAGCGCGCAAGTGCCCTCCGAGTCCACCGCGCCCCCAGACACCGGACCTGGCCCTGTCCCCGGTCCGACCGGACCCTTCTGGTCGGGCATCGGGCAGACACTGAGCCGACGGACGAGCATCGTCGCGGCGGTTGTGGCAGTGGTCACCATCGTCCTGGGTCTCGGGTTACCGCGCCTGGAGTTCACCACCGGCCAGGAGAACTACCTCAACTCTGACTCCCAGGTCGCCAAGGACAACGTCGCCTACCAGGATCTCTTCGGTGGCCAGGCCATGATCAGCCTGTTCACCGTCAAGTCCGGCCACGAGCTGAAGGATCTGTTCACCACCGGCAACGTCGAGAAGTTCCGCGCGCTGTCCGCGAAGCTGGAGAAGGACCCGCGCATCACCGCCGTGGTCACTCCGCTGACCGCGCTGGAGTTCACCCACAACCTCGTCACCAGCGACGACGGGAACCCGATCAACAGCGCGGCCGGGCAGATCCTGCTCGGTGCCCGCGACCGCGACCCCGACCCGGCGTCCGCGGACCGCCGGCTGCAGGACTCGTTGAAGACGCTGCAACGGATCAACGAGATCCCCGCGGAGCGGCGCGTCTTCGACGATCCGGAGTGGGTCGACTTCCTCCTGCACGACAACACCGGCGCCATCCGCAAGTCGCTGCGACCGTTCTTCCCGAGCGACAGCACCGCGCAGATGGTGGTGCGGCTGCAGGGCAACGCCTCGATCGCGGACGAGGGTGAGGGCGCGTCGGCGGCCGAAGCGGCCACCAAGGAGCTCACGTTCGACAACGCCGAGGTGGTCACCACCGGCGCCGCCGCGCTGCTCCGCGACATCAACGACTACCTGCGCGGCGGCTTCCTCACCCTCGGCGGCATCTCGCTGCTGCTGATGGCCGTCCTGCTGGTCGTCGCGTTCGCGGTGCGCTGGCGGCTGCTGCCGCTCGGGGTGGTGGGCGTCGGGCTCGTCTGGGCCTTCGGGCTCGCCGGTTACCTCGACGTGCCGCTGTCGATCGTCACGATCGCCGGCCTGCCCGTGCTGCTCGGCGTCGGCATCGACTTCGCGGTCCAGCTGCACAGCCGGGTCGAGGAGGAGGCACAGCTCGACCGGGCCGGGCATCCGGTGGCCGAGGCCCTCGGCCGGCTGATGCCCGCCCTGGTGCTCGCCGCCGTCGCCGGCGTCGTCTCCTTCCTCGCCCTGGAGTTCAGCCAGGTGCCGATGATCCGCGACTTCGGCGTTCTGCTCGCGATCGGCCTGCCGGTCATCGTCGTCGCGACAGTGCTGCTGTTGGCCGCCTCGCTCGGCTTCCGGGAGCGCCGCAGGCCCACCCCGCCGAAGGACTACTCCCACGGGCCGCTCGGTCGGACCGTGCTCGTCCTCGGCTCCCTCCCCCGGTTCACCGCCATCCCCCTCGTCGTCGCCGCGGTCGGGGTCTTCGTCGGCGGGGTGTTCGCCGACGGCAATCTGAAGGTCCAGACCGACCCGGAGAAGTGGGTCAACCAGGACTCCCAGGTCGTGAAGGACATCCAGACGCTGAAGGCGCGCACCGGCTCCAGCAGCGAGCTGGGCATCTACATCCAGTCCGGCGACGTCTTCGACGACAAGACGGTGAAGTTCGTCCACGACTTCGCCTACCAGCAGCTCGAGGAGCACCCCGGGGATCTGGTCACCGCGTCCAGCCTGGTGACGACGGTCAGCTTCCTCATGGAGATCCCCGACACCACACTGGTGGCGCCGACCGGCGCCGACATCGAGCGCGCCTACAAGGTGGCGCCGGAAGCAATCAAGAAGAGCACCGTCAACCTGGACGGAAAATCGCTCAACCTGATCTTCCGGACCGGCCCGGGGTCACTGGAGCAGCGGGCCGTCGTCGTCAACGACATCCGCGACACCGTGGCGCCACCCGATGGCGTGCGGGCCACCCCGTCAGGCCTGGCCGTCGTCGGCACCGGCCTGCTGGAGAACTTCGAGAAGAACCGCGCCGAGCTCACCTACTACGCGCTCATCGCGGTGTTCATCGTCCTGCTGATCCGCCACCTGAACCTCGTCCGGGCACTGGTGTCGATGGTTCCGGTGCTGATCGCGGTCGGCCTCACCGGGCTCATCTCCTGGGCCGCCGGCTTCGAGCTCAGCCCGCTGACCGCCGTCGGCGGACCACTGGTGATCGCGCTGTGTACGGAGTTCACCACGCTGATCGTCATCCGGCACCTCGAGGAACGTGAACGCGGCCGCAGCCCACAGGCCGCGATCGACGAGGCCGCGACCAGAACCGGCCGTGCCTTCATGGTCTCGGCACTGGCCGCGGTCATCGGAATCCTGGTGCTGGCGTTCAGCGAACTGCCGCTGCTGCGCGGCTTCGGGCTCGTGGTGGCTCTGAACGTCGGCGTCGCGCTGCTCTCCGCCCTGATCGTGCTGCCGCCCCTGCTGCTGTGGGCGGACGAGCAGGGCTGGATCTACCGCGCGGCGACCCCGGCGGCCGGTCCGCCCGTCGTGTCGGTTTCCGCGGCTCCCACCGGGGCTCCCGACAGCGCGACGGACGACACCGCCACGGCAGCAGCCGGGACGGACGACGACGTGGCCGAGGCAGACGGGGACACCACGGACACCGACGACGAGGACGCCGACGAGGACGAGGACGCCACGGAGACGAAGGAGCAGGCGGGAGAGCCGGCGGAGGCCGGCAAGGGAACATCCGTCTAG
- a CDS encoding ATP-binding protein has protein sequence MAGGGLLVGREKELGDLRDRLSRIESRGCGVGLVGEAGVGKSALQAAVVADARARGFTVLTARGSEAETHLPFASLHQVLRPVLARSATLPARQRDALLSGFGMSEVTSPDPFLIALAVLELVVDAARQAPVLMSLDDLHWMDEPSVDVAAFVARRVESERVMVLASVRAGSASFTDDPSMEWMTVAGLDASAASALVDEHAPDLTPALRERVLRAAQGNPLALQEFPVAMRSGRFGWTELSDELPMTTRLERAFVSRVAHLPAATRTLLMVAALDDGTDLAEMLAAASIVAGATVGLEASQPAFDEGLLISDGAVTHFRHPLVRSALWHTTPLARRQAGHAALASVLSGPHPDRATWHRASSITSADERIAAELEQAARNAFRRGALVSAVSWLRRAAALSPDQSARGARLLDAAEIAFELGRFSQVEQIRRQVAGMALRPRDQSRLAWLEGVFDDGCSGESAEVRRLSRLAEQALHTSDPDLAMQLLVGAARRVWWSDPGADVRQEIVRMAQQVPLPEDDPRLLAVCALAESNERGSFVIGQLADWPSDAHGRPEAAGLLGIAAFCTGDFARAVEFLSTPVDALRAQGRLSLLAEALAIRAWAAIYLGGFELARTADEAMRLADETGQTLWAATARIAIAAIGAIRGSHGPDAELLTAAERVAVRTPIATSSLLAGVQFARGLAELGAARYEQAYGQLRRVFDPEDPAFQRAQQVWTLSYLAEAAVHTGRQDEGRALLVAIERVAGSDPSPAARIALEYSRAVLADDTTAEVLFQQALDGGGRRLPWHRARAELAYGSWLRRHRRLVESRTMLRAARDAFDTLGARAWAERADQELRATGEKGWLPTVGPGDLLSPQEAQIAELAAQGLSNREIAQRLYLSHRTIGSHLYRIFPKLGITSRAQLRAALASGTAPPGETARSNRTAPSASPSRRPTRSRARPDQMQSDDASQPDVPVSPPVKRPGPRPKPYLPESL, from the coding sequence ATGGCAGGCGGGGGCTTGTTGGTGGGCCGGGAGAAGGAACTCGGCGACCTGCGCGATCGCCTGAGCCGCATCGAGTCGCGGGGCTGCGGGGTCGGCCTGGTCGGCGAGGCCGGCGTGGGAAAGAGCGCGTTGCAGGCCGCCGTCGTCGCGGACGCCCGCGCGCGTGGGTTCACGGTGCTGACGGCGCGGGGCAGCGAGGCGGAGACCCACCTGCCGTTCGCGAGCCTTCATCAGGTACTGCGGCCGGTACTCGCACGCAGCGCCACCCTGCCGGCGCGGCAGCGGGACGCCCTGCTGTCCGGGTTCGGTATGAGCGAGGTGACGTCGCCGGACCCGTTCCTGATCGCGCTCGCCGTGCTGGAGCTCGTGGTGGACGCGGCCCGGCAGGCGCCCGTCCTCATGTCGCTCGACGACCTGCACTGGATGGACGAGCCGTCGGTCGACGTGGCGGCGTTCGTGGCCCGGCGCGTCGAGAGCGAGCGGGTCATGGTGCTGGCTTCGGTACGGGCCGGCTCCGCGTCGTTCACGGACGACCCGTCGATGGAATGGATGACTGTCGCCGGCCTCGACGCCTCGGCGGCCTCGGCCCTCGTCGACGAGCACGCACCGGACCTGACGCCGGCACTGCGCGAGCGGGTGTTGCGGGCGGCCCAGGGCAATCCCCTGGCGCTGCAGGAGTTCCCGGTGGCGATGCGATCCGGCCGGTTCGGGTGGACCGAGCTGTCCGACGAGCTGCCGATGACGACCCGACTGGAACGCGCGTTCGTGTCCCGGGTCGCGCACCTGCCCGCCGCGACGCGGACGCTGCTGATGGTCGCCGCGCTGGACGACGGCACGGATCTGGCGGAGATGCTGGCCGCGGCGAGCATCGTCGCGGGTGCCACCGTTGGTCTCGAGGCCAGCCAGCCGGCGTTCGACGAGGGCCTGCTGATCTCCGACGGCGCGGTCACCCACTTCCGGCATCCCCTCGTCCGCTCGGCGCTGTGGCACACGACGCCGCTCGCGCGGCGGCAGGCGGGTCATGCCGCGCTGGCCAGTGTCCTTTCCGGCCCGCATCCTGACCGGGCCACCTGGCATCGGGCGTCTTCGATCACGTCGGCCGACGAGCGGATCGCCGCCGAGCTCGAGCAGGCGGCCCGCAACGCCTTCCGGCGTGGCGCGCTGGTATCAGCCGTGTCCTGGCTGCGACGGGCGGCAGCACTCAGCCCCGATCAGTCGGCGCGGGGGGCGCGTCTGCTCGACGCGGCGGAGATCGCGTTCGAGCTGGGCCGTTTCAGCCAGGTCGAACAGATCAGGAGGCAGGTCGCCGGGATGGCGCTTCGCCCGCGGGACCAGTCGAGACTGGCATGGTTGGAGGGCGTCTTCGACGACGGCTGCTCGGGCGAATCGGCGGAGGTGCGGCGGCTGAGCCGGCTGGCCGAGCAGGCCCTGCACACCAGCGATCCGGACCTCGCCATGCAGCTTCTGGTCGGCGCCGCCCGGCGGGTGTGGTGGAGCGACCCTGGCGCGGACGTCCGTCAGGAGATCGTCCGCATGGCGCAGCAGGTGCCGCTGCCGGAGGACGATCCGCGCCTGCTGGCCGTCTGCGCGCTCGCCGAATCGAACGAACGCGGATCCTTCGTCATCGGCCAGCTCGCCGACTGGCCTTCGGACGCGCACGGCCGGCCGGAGGCAGCTGGCCTGCTCGGTATCGCCGCGTTCTGCACGGGTGACTTCGCCCGCGCGGTCGAGTTCCTCTCCACACCGGTCGACGCGCTGCGCGCCCAGGGCCGGTTGAGCCTGCTCGCCGAGGCCCTCGCGATCCGCGCCTGGGCCGCGATCTACCTCGGCGGTTTCGAGCTGGCGCGCACGGCCGACGAGGCGATGCGGCTGGCCGACGAGACCGGCCAGACCCTGTGGGCGGCGACGGCACGGATCGCGATCGCCGCCATCGGAGCGATCCGCGGCAGCCATGGCCCGGACGCGGAACTGCTCACCGCCGCTGAGCGGGTGGCTGTTCGCACGCCGATCGCCACGTCGTCCCTGCTCGCGGGTGTGCAGTTCGCCCGCGGCCTGGCCGAGCTGGGTGCGGCCCGCTACGAACAGGCCTACGGGCAGCTGCGACGGGTGTTCGACCCCGAGGATCCGGCCTTCCAACGCGCCCAACAGGTCTGGACGCTGAGCTATCTGGCCGAAGCCGCCGTCCACACCGGTCGCCAGGACGAGGGACGCGCCCTGCTGGTCGCCATCGAGCGCGTCGCCGGGAGTGATCCCTCGCCCGCGGCGAGGATCGCCCTGGAGTACTCCCGCGCGGTTCTGGCCGACGACACGACCGCCGAGGTGCTGTTCCAGCAGGCCCTCGACGGCGGCGGGCGCCGCCTGCCCTGGCATCGGGCCCGCGCGGAGCTGGCCTATGGCTCGTGGCTGCGCCGGCACCGCCGGCTCGTCGAGTCCCGGACGATGCTGCGGGCGGCTCGCGACGCCTTCGACACGCTGGGTGCCCGAGCCTGGGCCGAACGCGCCGACCAGGAGCTTCGCGCGACCGGCGAGAAGGGCTGGCTTCCCACCGTCGGCCCGGGTGACCTGCTGTCACCGCAGGAGGCCCAGATCGCCGAGCTGGCCGCGCAGGGCCTGTCGAACCGGGAGATCGCGCAGCGCCTGTACCTGTCCCACCGGACGATCGGCTCGCACCTCTACCGCATCTTCCCGAAGCTCGGCATCACCTCGCGGGCACAGCTGCGGGCCGCGCTGGCCAGCGGCACCGCGCCACCCGGCGAAACCGCGCGATCCAACAGGACCGCGCCATCAGCATCGCCAAGCCGGCGCCCAACGCGCAGCCGCGCTCGCCCGGATCAGATGCAGTCAGATGACGCTAGCCAGCCGGACGTCCCCGTGTCTCCACCGGTGAAGCGACCCGGTCCGAGACCGAAGCCGTACCTGCCCGAATCGCTCTAG